A segment of the Atribacterota bacterium genome:
GAACCGATTATAAATGTAGTGACGATTATCCTGTTGGTATTCACACCCATTACTTCTGCAATCTTAATGTTGTAAGATACTGCACGCATTGCAATTCCAACTTTGGTATATTTGATTAAGTAAGTAATAATCAACATTACTACAATGGTTACTATAAACATGACCAAATCCCTGTTGCTGAAGACAATTTGGCCTACCATCTGCATACCTCTAAGAGCTTGAGGTGCCGGAAATGCCCTGCCCTGGTCTCCAAAAATCATCATAAATAGATAACGGAGCCCTAAAGAGGCTCCAAATGAAGCAATAAAGACAGCTACTATAGGTGCTTTATTTCTGATACATGGCCTGTAGACAAGATAATATAGTAAAAGTCCTGTTACCACTGAGGCAAGGACTGCACCTATAACACCTATTAAGAATGAAAACTGATAAAAAGTTACAAGGATATAACAGGTAAAGGCACCTATCATAAATATTTCACCATGCGCAAAATTTATAAGTCCTAAAATTCCATAAATCATTGTATAACCTATGGCCAAAAATCCAATAACACTTCCATAGATTAACGAATTAACAACTTGTTGTAAAAGATATAAGCCCATTCTTGATCTCCTTTGATGTTACTCTCAACATTAGTAGATTTAAGCTACACCCAGATAAGTATTTTTGATATAATCATTTTTCAATAATTCTTTGCTGTCACCTTCAAGCCGTATTTGACCTTTTTCCATAATGTAAGAATGCCTGGATATCTCTAAAGCCAGATCGCTGTTTTGTTCTACCAGCAAAATAGGTGTTCCAGACTGGTTTATTTCAAGAATTTTTTCAAATATATGGTCAACAATTATAGGAGCCAATCCCAGGGAAGGCTCATCCAATAAAATAAGTTTTGGTGACGGCATAATAGCCCTGGCTATTGCCAGCATTTGCTGTTCTCCTCCGCTTAAGGAAGAAGCAATCTGATTTTTTCTTTCATACAACTTGGGAAATAATTCATAAACCCATTCAAGTCTGTTTTTCATTTCTTTG
Coding sequences within it:
- a CDS encoding branched-chain amino acid ABC transporter permease; its protein translation is MGLYLLQQVVNSLIYGSVIGFLAIGYTMIYGILGLINFAHGEIFMIGAFTCYILVTFYQFSFLIGVIGAVLASVVTGLLLYYLVYRPCIRNKAPIVAVFIASFGASLGLRYLFMMIFGDQGRAFPAPQALRGMQMVGQIVFSNRDLVMFIVTIVVMLIITYLIKYTKVGIAMRAVSYNIKIAEVMGVNTNRIIVTTFIIGSALAGVSAIQYGLNFGIVQPSMGFTPGLEGFIGAVIGGIGNVPGAMIGGFIVGIGEILFVAFLPSHLSALRPIFVWGLLFLILFLKPTGLFRPNVKYEGTWGE
- a CDS encoding ABC transporter ATP-binding protein, whose product is MLLLEIKDITAGYGESNVLHKINIHVDKGEIVSLIGSNGVGKTTTLRCIMGIIRPKSGSIMFDGKDINKFPSHKIASSGISYSPEGRELFGNLSVYENLRIGGYLIQNHKEMKNRLEWVYELFPKLYERKNQIASSLSGGEQQMLAIARAIMPSPKLILLDEPSLGLAPIIVDHIFEKILEINQSGTPILLVEQNSDLALEISRHSYIMEKGQIRLEGDSKELLKNDYIKNTYLGVA